From Salmo salar chromosome ssa09, Ssal_v3.1, whole genome shotgun sequence:
ggcaccctattccgtataggctccggtcaaaagtagagcactacatagggaatagggtgccgtttgggatgtaGTCCAGTTCACTTCACCTGACTGACACTGTGGCCAATGATCTGGATGGGGGGGAGGGGAGCTCACATACCTCTTTTCACACTATCGTGCTGACCCAAACCAACCTGCTAGCTCGGACagtttcttttcactttgtccttTACAGCATGGTTCCAGAAACTATGGCGGATGGGTAACCAGGCTGGCTCGGTTTTGGCTCGGTTTAGCTCAGTGGTGTGAAAAGCCCTGCACAGCATGTCCTATAGGCTATAGGTAAAAGAGATCTAATTATTTGACTGTGTCATTTAACGTTGTAATAATCTATACAAATGAGGGCAAGGAACTAGACTATGTAACAGAGAAGGAGATATCTGCTTTTAACGGCAGTTCTAGGGAAAGTAACCATATTTATTCTGCATGAAATGTCTCTAGGACAAAGGGGACGTGTCCTTAGCATTTCACAATGTTGTCATGATGGCAGCAAAATAGGCTGTATATTGTTTGTATGTCTGTTTACTGTCTATAATTACAAATTAGCCTTTCAGGGTTATGATGCATGTTGTGTGTGTACTCAATGGACTGGACATCCGTGTGGCTTTTTTGCTTTGAACCACTATTTTATTGCAATGCTGTCTGCAAGGCTGAATGGACATGGACTAGAATATAGAAGGATAGCGAGAGCCTCTGTGTACTGTAGACTGGCCTAGTGTTCATTTAGCTAAGATCATAACAAATGTGTTTAGACATTTTCCAGTATTAATCCTCTAGGTCTCGCTGATTTAAGGTCCGTAAATATTATTAAGTAGTCAGATCTACAGCTAAATGAAATGTAAACTGTAGTAGCTAAATCAATGTATCACTTTGTAGATGTTACCAAAGACTAagtattattttcaaaatgaagTTTTTGTCAATAAAGAATGAAGAGAGAGCTGATACATTTTATGACTAGTTATCAATGGTTTCTTCTTCAGCAGTCACACATTGCTCTGCCTGAAGTACCCGCTCATGTGCAACTGTttagacgctgatcttgggtcagtttgtgGATTTTACCCATTAATGGATTggtggaggggaagctgatcctagatctgtatcgAGGGGAAACCTGAGCGCTGATTATTATACCTTGTGATATATTCTAATGAGTATTCATTCATAAGcaataccccctgtggataggccggggttgtaatcattagtccaaaacgttttgcaatggaaatcgtttactccaaatggaaaagTTTTGCAATGAAAACGAGTTTcaattggacaaattcagatagGTGGCGGTTccagaccatttcaactgggggggggggcagttgtactgttagaggggccagttacattagacgttattgttgtcatatcgttttcttcactgcgttgcaggcattagcaggcaaaagaccatgttcataatcatcatcgttgccactgtctaataatggatgtaaaaaaaaaaaaagaatgatagcaaaaatttgttatgtaaaaattatttcatactccacatttaggggggccacaagggggtccaaaattgttgtcacgggGGCACTGccccgcccccccccccagaaccgctagtgggtCCCGCACCGTTTtgtctgtttggttcctagtgaatacaccccagaaTGAGAACCACTGGtggacagaagctgtttttccttTTTCTTATGCTTCAGACACAGGGTAAACGCGCAAAatagtacgcagcatcatctggatatgtgtgcaacaaaagttcaacattcaccttctgctaccatttctgtcaagccgtctacgcgtacagtttgacgcatacgttAGATAAATCCAACGTACACAGCACGCAGCGTGTCATTGGAaaatgaatgtaattctggtgtCGGTGTGTTAGGAGTGGTGGCTACAGTACATGACTCACTTGTAAAACTTCACTCGCATCGCATTTTTGGAAAGCTCTGTTTCCTGTGTGCACATGAACGATAGAAACATTTCTGGTTGGGTCAATCAGAGGTCATGATAAGTAGTGCAGTGGATTGATGAATCGTCTGGGAAGTGGAGTTGTAGTCCATCAGAGGGCAGCAGAGACACAACTCCTGCATGAGTTCACCTTCACATTCATAACTACCCCCCTAAAACAGCTATTTAGCTTGTCCTTCGGATTTCCTTACATCATGAACGGGTCAGCAAAATATACAGCGCCTACCGTGCTGGGTATACAGTTGAAAAGAGGACCACAAGGTAAGAAAATAGTTTGTAGTCGCAACTCCCGACAGCTACCTAGCTAGATAGCTTGCAAACTGATAGCCTGGCTAACTAGGTAGCTAGCGCATAAGCTGTTGCtttcttgctagctagctaactaactcacTCAGCTGGCTGTCTTTATTCAACTTTTGCCAACTTGGTATCTAATCTGGTCATAGCAAATAGGCTGCAACTTGAACGCTACCGATATTTGAGTTTTCCACCTCTAGTTACTGAGCCAAATGAGAATCGAGCTATCAACTAGTTAGCTATGTTAGCTAACTGATAGCCTCTACTCATTCATTTTGAACGCCAATAGCATTTCTCAGCTAATCAGAAGTGACAATCCGATCCCTGTAAAGTAGTATTCGCTACTACTCCTACCAGTATTTTAGCTGTCAAAACTGAAATGTGTGTGCTTGCAAGTCTTTGTCCCAGAACCATTTTGTTCTCAAGTTTTAGCTAGTCAGTCACTTCCAGTGACTAGTCACTTTCACTTCCATCCCTTATGGTGATGTAGCTATTAGGCAATGTTATTTTATGACATGACAAGAAGCCTGATTGCATGGAAGGGCATTTTATAGGCTTTTTTTTGTGGAGTGAATATGATTGTACTTTGTACCACATAGATACCAACATTCAAATCAGCAGACCTCTCCTGACCTGTCCCCAACATATACTACTTGCTGCATTACCATGGTTACATAGCCTTCCCCATAGAATTAGAATGCTTTATATTTCTCTATGGCCTCGCCTCCTTTGAATATCCAGACAGTTATCAGTAGGctgtttcactttcacttactgtactctctccctccctctctctatatatatatatatatttatctctatctctttcgctctatatctctctttcgctctatctatctctctctatctctccctaggTCTAGGGTTTAACATAGTGGGAGGTCTGGATCAGCAGTATGTTCTGAATGACAGTGGGATCTATGTGGCAAAAATCAAAGAGAACGGCGCAGCAGCGCTGGATGGAAGATTACAAGAGGGAGACAAGATATTGGCGGTAAAGAAAAAAGATGtactttcatttttattttttttgggaaGCAGATAAGCTCGTCTCCACTAGCTCAACTGCTAGAGAGCCGACTAGCTTGGGAAGCAGAGGGGTTAGGAGGAGGAATGTGATATTTGAATCAATAAATGAATCAATTaaacacccaaacgagggcactgcgctcatccacctctggcctgctggcccccctacctctgaggaagcacagttcccgctcagcccagtcaaaactgttcgctgctttggcacccctatggtggaacaagctccctcacgacgccaggacagcggagtcaatcaccaccttccgtagacacctgaaaccccacctctttaaggaatacctgggataggataaagtaatccttctaaccccccccccacaaaaaaagatttagatgcacttttgtaaagtggttgttccactggatatcataaggtgaatgcaccaatttgtaagtcgctctggataagagcgtctgctaaatgacttaaatgtaaatagtCTATCTGGGGAAATGTGTATTATGCTTGAGGTTTTAGCCATCTACTGCAGAAGACTCCAGTCTTATCTCTGGAAAGGAGATCCTACATTTAACTTATCATGGTACGGTCTACTTTAGGTCTAGTATTTGATCTGTGATTTTTATTTTCCTCTGTTTTGTCTTATGTAGATAAATGGGCAAAAGCTGGAGAACCTGTCACACAGTGCTGCAGTGGAGCTGTTCAGGTCAGCAGGAGAGGACGTGCAGCTACGCGTGCAGCAGAGGGTGAGTGTGACTACCACAGGCTCTTTTTCACTCATCTGGACCTTCTCAATCAACCAACATCTTAGGCAGggtgggtcgtgttcattagggaaCATTGTAGCAAAGCGTATTGCAATTGAAAACAAATTAGCATTTTCAGATTGTACCTACCTTCCCGTTTCACTTTTCGTGCCTATTGAACACACTCGGATGTGTTGTAACATGTCACTTTGTTGCCAGTGAAGTAGTCTCTCTTTCCCAACAGCCCACCATGGCCATGAATGGTCCCACCAGTTCCAGGCTTGACGGTGAATCTTCTGTCTCCTCCTTGGGAATACTGGTGGCTGTCCTGGGAGCTGCTGCAGCCATTACGTTCCTATACATGCGCTTCCAGCCACAACTGAGGAGGCACTTTTAAACCTATGTAACTTTCTCCTCAAAGTATTTTTAAAAGCAAAACCTGGGACTGAAAACTTTGCTGAAggccccccccccctcaaaaaagaaaatatacagtaccagtcaaaagtctgaactcattcaattttttttttctttattttactattttctacattgtagaat
This genomic window contains:
- the LOC106591813 gene encoding synaptojanin-2-binding protein isoform X2, which translates into the protein MNRLGSGVVVHQRAAETQLLHEFTFTFITTPLKQLFSLSFGFPYIMNGSAKYTAPTVLGIQLKRGPQGLGFNIVGGLDQQYVLNDSGIYVAKIKENGAAALDGRLQEGDKILAINGQKLENLSHSAAVELFRSAGEDVQLRVQQRPTMAMNGPTSSRLDGESSVSSLGILVAVLGAAAAITFLYMRFQPQLRRHF
- the LOC106591813 gene encoding synaptojanin-2-binding protein isoform X1 — translated: MNRLGSGVVVHQRAAETQLLHEFTFTFITTPLKQLFSLSFGFPYIMNGSAKYTAPTVLGIQLKRGPQGLGFNIVGGLDQQYVLNDSGIYVAKIKENGAAALDGRLQEGDKILAVKKKDINGQKLENLSHSAAVELFRSAGEDVQLRVQQRPTMAMNGPTSSRLDGESSVSSLGILVAVLGAAAAITFLYMRFQPQLRRHF